A segment of the Geoglobus ahangari genome:
ACCTCGGCCTCTTCTCTATGAACGACTCGAGGTACTCGCTGCATGCAGCCCTGCCGAGGATCTTCGTCTCAAACGCCCCGCCCTTCTCGTGAAGCACCGCGTGTATGAACCTCAGTATCTGCCCCGGAGTGCCGTAGACGACGGCAAAGTCAGGTATCGCCTCGTCCCTCTCCAGCGGAAAAGCGAATCCGCCAACGTACTCCCCAACATTGAGCTTCGGCACCGCCTTCTCGAACTCCACTCCCACCTCCCTGCTCGCAGCATATCCAGCATCGTACGCCAGCTCTCCACTGTTGTACAGCTCGTCTGGCTCAGCAAAGCCATACGCAACCACTCCGAGGGGGCAGGTGGTGTCTCCGTCGAAGTAGACCGTCCACCTGTACCTCCTCGCCATGTTGTAGGCCTGACAGATTGTTATCCCCTCAAACCTCCTCGCCTTCTCCGGCACCTCATCCTGGCTCTTTACAAGTTTGAAGCCAATTGGAAAGGTCGCCGGGCGTATGTACCTCTCAACCACCCTTGCGAACTCTGAGGGCTTCATAAGCCGAGTTCGGTTTGCAACTATTTAAAATGAGCGATTTTAACCTTCGAAGATTGAGTAGTCCCTGTCTATGCTGAACGCACCTGAAAACTCCCTGAAGGGGAACCTGTACTCCGCGACGCTGTACAGGTACGTTTTCTCTAAGGACAGATCCCTCTCCTCCACCTCTATCACTGAGTCGAACAGGTCTCTGAGCACCCTCTCCTTCCTCTCGTCTATCGCCCCCCCCCTGAGGAGGAAGAAGTAGACCGTCGCGTTCCTGTTCATCAGGAGGCGTATGAGCTTCTCGTCAAAGCCACCGTCGAACACGCTGAAGTGATAGCCGTAGGCTATGACGATCCCGGGCTCCACCTCGTCGTAGCTCTCGAGCATCTTTCCGACATTCTTGGGCGCGAACCCCTCAAACAGCCTGAAGCTTGACTCGAGCCTCCTCTTAGCCACTTCGTTGAAAACGTACCACCTGAGCCTGTCCCTTCCCCATATCTCCGCAATTAGCTTTGACATGGAGAAGAAGACCTCGTTCCGCGGGTAGACTATCAGTACCTTCTCACCCTCAAGGTTTGACCGAATGAACTCCGTTAAGTCCATCACAACATCTCGCATGTTTTTTCATTATAAATTCCTTGCGGTCACTCCACGAGGTTGTACTCACCATCTATCCTTATAGCCCCCGAGAACTCGGTGTGGGGGTAGACGTAAGCCTTCACGCTGTAGAAGAACTCTTTGCCCAGAGGGGCCTCCTTCTCCTCAACGTCGATCACATAGTCAAACAGGTCGCGCAGGGCTATGGACTTCCTCTCATCTATCGCGTTCCTGTATATGAAGTTGTAGAGCGTCACCTCATCGTCCAG
Coding sequences within it:
- a CDS encoding DUF169 domain-containing protein, which codes for MKPSEFARVVERYIRPATFPIGFKLVKSQDEVPEKARRFEGITICQAYNMARRYRWTVYFDGDTTCPLGVVAYGFAEPDELYNSGELAYDAGYAASREVGVEFEKAVPKLNVGEYVGGFAFPLERDEAIPDFAVVYGTPGQILRFIHAVLHEKGGAFETKILGRAACSEYLESFIEKRPRFVVPCYGDRLFGLTQDDEVAFAFSWEMAEEIARNLEATHKRGIRYPIPSTALRLRMILPKSYEESMKNMKKSD